GCACGGATTCCCGGCGATCGGCACGACCAGCCTCGGCGTGGCCGCCGCATACGGAAAGCCCGACGGAACCGGAGCGACCAAGGCGGAGACGATCGAACTGGTCGAGGCCATCAAGGACCTGGGCGTCATGGTCACCGTGGACATCGAGGGCGGGTTCAGCGACGACCCCGCCGAGGTGTCCGACCTGGTCGCGAGCCTGGCCGTGCTCGGAGCCGTCGGCGTCAACCTGGAGGACGGCCGACCGGACGGCACGCTGCGCCCGATCGAGCTGCACCAGCGGATCATCGAGGCGGCCAAGGGACACGGCGTGTTCGTCAACGCCCGCACGGACACGTACTGGCTGAAGACCGGCGGCGACACGATGGAAAGAGTGGCCGCCTACGGGCACGCCGACGGGATCTTCGTGCCCGGGATGACCGACCTGAAGGAGATCGCCGAGGTGGCGGCCGGCACGCCGCTCCCGCTCAACGTCCTCCATCAGCCGAACGGCCCCACCCTGGCCCAGCTCGCCGAGGCCGGTGTGGCCAGGGTGAGCACCGGGTCGCTGCTGTACCGCGCCGCGCTCGGGGAGGCGGTGGCGACGGCGCTCGCCGCCCAGGGGAAGCAGGCACCGCCGATGCCGACATACGCGGAGATCTCGGCCCTGCTGCCCCGATAATCGAGGCATGCGCTTCCAGATCCTCGGGCCCACGGCCGTGCTGGGTGAGGACGGCGAGCCGGTTACGCTCGGCGGTCCGCGGGTGCGGGCGCTGCTGACCCTGCTGGCCCTGCACGCCGGCCGCATCGTCGGCGCCGAGCAGCTCGTGGACGGCATGTACGGCCCCAGGCCCCCGGAGGGCGTGGCCAACGCGCTGCAGTCGCAGGTGTCCAGGCTGCGCCGGGCGCTCGGCCGGGAGCTGGTGGAGTTCCACCCGGCGGGATACCGGCTGGTGGCCGACCCGCAGGAGGTCGACGCGCGCAGGTTCGAGCTGCTCGCGCAGGCAGGCAGGC
This genomic interval from Nonomuraea helvata contains the following:
- a CDS encoding isocitrate lyase/phosphoenolpyruvate mutase family protein; the protein is MNFHDLHRPGDPLLLPNAWDYGSAALLAAHGFPAIGTTSLGVAAAYGKPDGTGATKAETIELVEAIKDLGVMVTVDIEGGFSDDPAEVSDLVASLAVLGAVGVNLEDGRPDGTLRPIELHQRIIEAAKGHGVFVNARTDTYWLKTGGDTMERVAAYGHADGIFVPGMTDLKEIAEVAAGTPLPLNVLHQPNGPTLAQLAEAGVARVSTGSLLYRAALGEAVATALAAQGKQAPPMPTYAEISALLPR